From Daucus carota subsp. sativus chromosome 6, DH1 v3.0, whole genome shotgun sequence, the proteins below share one genomic window:
- the LOC108226287 gene encoding WEB family protein At3g02930, chloroplastic → MSSKSKLNLNKSTLSESPTLNNKVSKVAAGDKVSIVTPITKVSPATPKVAKLSRGVAKSDNGSPSPLQSSRVSFDRSPGSAPSKPVLDRRSPKLSTTPDKQPTRLSKGSELQAQLIAVQEDLKNAKEKLLEVEKAKAQALDELKDAQSLAEEANGKLTAVLVAQKRAEEESEIEKFRAIEMEQVDVDASQKKNEEREKEIEDLRNQHSVDISALLSATHEIEKVKQELAMTFDAKNQALCHADEATKIAEIHAERVETMSAELLRLSAAFESTNDSKVNSDNVVTKLKSEVQTLVQELEKAKAHETEARKYEIMVKELELELETFKHKLQKGNDYEEKLAENEATVEQLTIELEAAIIAEACASAKAIDYGTEATKYSEIEMELKSEVETLTQKLGKAKDYEQKLVQLELALEHLSVELEAAKMAECYAHNLVEEWQKRVEELELYSEQANQLERSALESLSLVKIQLDESNGLLRDAESEVTSLKEKLGSLELSMGSQKIVLEESERSVDMAKKQASDLVKEVESLKFMLETVKDEKTQALNNEKLSATTIETLQEEKNKLINELDTSREEEEKSKKAMESLASALHEVSTEARLVKEKLISSQDEHENLKTQVENLELELRASTEKYEGMLVDAKHEIGVLNQFLEQAKHDQQTTKANWEQKELHLVDSVNKSEEEKVSLTEEVSRLVNSLEDAEKEACATKKEEDRVRNSLAEAELEVDYLKKILEETKAESLRLKESLLDKENELQSIIQENEELQSKEVASLKKVHEFSKLLEEAMTRERAEENAELSDSEKDYDMLPKVVEFSEQNGNGKKENFKSELPHQNFQVLVQEIPLEDSNAVYVKGVDAVGKSKDLNGTPDWNENKEKEDDKAGVEFKMWESCKIEDRDFLEQEKEFDEELDSKAENESFDQINGSFLSENLESGGSSPTKELSQKKKNPLLRKFGSLLKKKSASNQK, encoded by the exons ATGTCTTCTAAATCCaa ATTGAACTTGAACAAATCTACATTATCAGAATCTCCAACCCTAAACAACAAAGTATCTAAAGTAGCTGCTGGTGACAAAGTATCTATTGTTACTCCCATTACTAAAGTATCACCGGCAACTCCTAAGGTCGCTAAATTAAGCCGGGGAGTGGCAAAATCGGATAACGGTTCACCTTCTCCTCTGCAAAGTTCACGTGTTTCTTTTGATCGTTCTCCAGGTTCTGCTCCTTCAAAGCCTGTGCTGGATCGCAGGTCTCCAAAGCTCAGTACAACACCTGAT AAGCAGCCAACTCGTCTGTCAAAGGGATCTGAATTGCAGGCTCAACTAATTGCTGTTCAGGAAGACCTAAAGAATGCAAAGGAGAAGCTACTGGAGGTTGAGAAAGCAAAAGCACAAGCACTTGATGAATTGAAAGATGCACAGAGCTTAGCAGAAGAAGCTAATGGGAAACTTACTGCTGTATTGGTTGCTCAAAAACGAGCTGAAGAGGAATCTGAAATCGAGAAGTTTCGTGCTATTGAGATGGAACAGGTCGATGTTGATGCAAGTCAGAAAAAGAACGAGGAACGGGAAAAGGAGATTGAAGATCTGAGGAATCAGCATTCCGTGGATATTTCAGCTCTTCTCTCTGCCACTCATGAGATCGAAAAGGTGAAGCAAGAACTAGCCATGACTTTTGATGCAAAAAATCAGGCGCTTTGCCATGCTGATGAGGCGACCAAGATTGCCGAGATCCATGCGGAGAGGGTGGAGACTATGTCAGCTGAGTTGCTCCGCTTAAGTGCTGCATTTGAATCCACGAATGATTCGAAGGTAAATAGTGATAATGTGGTCACAAAGCTGAAATCAGAGGTACAAACACTTGTACAAGAGCTGGAGAAAGCCAAAGCTCATGAAACTGAGGCtagaaaatatgaaataatgGTGAAGGAGCTCGAATTAGAGTTAGAGACGTTCAAACATAAACTTCAGAAAGGAAATGATTATGAAGAGAAGCTagcagaaaatgaagcgacTGTAGAGCAACTTACTATTGAACTGGAGGCCGCAATAATAGCTGAAGCCTGTGCTAGTGCGAAGGCAATAGATTATGGGACAGAAGCCACCAAATATAGTGAAATTGAGATGGAGCTCAAATCAGAAGTGGAAACTTTGACCCAAAAACTTGGCAAAGCTAAAGATTATGAGCAGAAGCTAGTGCAGCTCGAGCTTGCTCTAGAGCATCTGAGTGTAGAGCTGGAAGCTGCAAAAATGGCTGAATGTTATGCACATAATCTAGTTGAAGAGTGGCAAAAAAGGGTTGAAGAACTAGAACTTTACTCTGAACAAGCAAATCAATTGGAGAGATCTGCATTAGAATCTTTGAGTTTAGTCAAGATACAACTAGATGAAAGCAACGGTCTGCTACGTGATGCAGAATCTGAAGTTACTTCTCTCAAAGAGAAGTTGGGGTCACTAGAATTGTCAATGGGATCACAGAAAATAGTTCTTGAGGAATCAGAGCGTAGTGTAGATATGGCCAAGAAACAAGCTTCTGACTTGGTAAAGGAGGTTGAATCTCTAAAGTTTATGCTCGAGACTGTGAAGGACGAGAAAACCCAAGCACTGAACAATGAGAAACTTTCTGCTACCACTATTGAAACGCTGCAAGAAGAGAAAAACAAGCTTATAAATGAGCTGGATACTTCCAgggaagaagaagagaaaagtAAAAAAGCGATGGAGAGCTTAGCTTCGGCATTACATGAAGTATCTACAGAAGCAAGACTAGTGAAAGAAAAGCTGATATCCAGTCAAGATGAacatgagaatttaaaaacCCAAGTAGAGAACTTAGAGCTAGAACTGAGGGCATCTACTGAGAAATATGAGGGAATGCTTGTTGATGCAAAACATGAGATTGGTGTCCTTAATCAATTTTTGGAACAAGCTAAGCATGATCAGCAGACTACCAAAGCTAATTGGGAGCAGAAAGAGCTTCATTTGGTGGATTCTGTAAATAAATCTGAAGAAGAGAAAGTGTCACTGACAGAAGAAGTTAGCAGGCTGGTTAATTCACTTGAAGATGCTGAGAAGGAAGCTTGTGCAACAAAAAAGGAAGAAGATCGGGTAAGGAATAGCCTAGCAGAAGCCGAGCTTGAGGTAGATTATCTAAAGAAAATTCTCGAGGAAACAAAAGCTGAGAGCCTGAGATTGAAGGAAAGTTTACTGGATAAAGAGAATGAGTTGCAGAGTATTATTCAGGAGAATGAGGAGCTTCAAAGTAAAGAAGTTGCTTCTTTAAAGAAGGTTCACGAATTTTCAAAGTTGCTAGAAGAAGCTATGACTAGAGAACGAGCTGAGGAGAATGCAGAGCTCTCAGACAGTGAAAAAGATTATGATATGCTCCCTAAAGTAGTAGAGTTCTCTGAACAAAATGGAAATGGGAAGAAAGAGAACTTTAAATCAGAGCTGCCACATCAGAATTTCCAGGTTCTTGTGCAAGAAATTCCTCTAGAGGACAGTAATGCCGTGTATGTAAAGGGGGTTGACGCTGTTGGTAAATCTAAGGACTTAAATGGAACGCCAGACTGGAATGAGAATAAGGAAAAGGAAGATGATAAAGCAGGAGTTGAGTTTAAGATGTGGGAAAGTTGCAAGATTGAAGATAGAGATTTCTTGGAGCAAGAGAAAGAATTTGATGAAGAGCTGGACTCAAAGGCAGAAAATGAGAGCTTTGATCAGATCAATGGATCCTTCTTGTCAGAAAATTTAGAGAGTGGTGGCAGCTCACCAACAAAGGAGTTGagtcagaagaagaaaaatccTTTGCTCCGCAAGTTTGGAAGTTTACTAAAAAAGAAGAGTGCTAGCAACCAGAAGTAA
- the LOC135147096 gene encoding WEB family protein At3g02930, chloroplastic-like isoform X2: MATKSKLNLNKSALVETPNSKASTEAPNNKASNVTQINKASNVNNNKVSPATPKIPKLGRGIVKSETDSPSPLQNSRLSIDRSPRSVPSKPSVDRRSPKLNTTPDQPTRLSKGSELQVQLNLVQEDLKKAKEKLAEVEKEKDQAVDELKEAQRLAEEANGKLAEALVAQKRAEEESEIEKFRTVEMEQAGIDANQKKEEEWQTELENMQKQHALDIAALLSATQELQKVKQELVRTSDAKNQALSHADEATQIAEIHVEKVEILSAELARLKALLECRNTTEANNNDTIVLELKIDVETLKQELDRAKEFESEANNYSRMVMELTSEVETLKQDLQKADNYKEKLAETEVAVAQLNVELEMAKIAEACAQEKVKNYEVEASNYKNIVMELKSEVETLKQQLEKANDHEKKVLEIEAELEKLSVELEAARTAESYAHNLLEEWQKRVEELELHAEKANLLEKSASESLDSIMKQLEESNGSLHDAESEIASLKEKVGSLEISIGSQRGDLEISERSLNMAKEQASEMEKEVESLKCELDTLKGEKIQALNNEKLAAESVQTLLEEKSTLINELETFRIDEEKSKKAMESLASALHEASSEAREAKQKLISAEEEHENLKTQVENLKLVLRASNEKYESMLDDAKHEINVLTNSIQQTEHDQQTAMAEREQRELHLMDCINKSEEECSSMTKEVSRLVNALKEAEDEASATKEEEARLKNTLAEAESEMHFLKEVLGEAKAESMKLKESLMDKENELQSVVQENKELQNKESASLIKVKELSKLLEEGTTRKQAENNGELADSEKDYNLLPKVVEFSLHNGDQKEENTEAEIPHHEEPVKEIPLTERNVVDVKTVENGTETTDINEKPKVCESKEKDDDNSVEIESKIWESGKIEEKDFLEAAEKESVEEVDSKTENNSLDQINGLSSKEDTPTVHLENGGSSPPTKEQSHKKKKPLLHKFGSLLKKKSSSNPK; this comes from the exons ATGGCTACTAAATCCAA GTTGAACTTGAACAAATCTGCTTTAGTGGAAACTCCCAACAGTAAAGCATCTACAGAAGCTCCTAATAACAAAGCCTCTAATGTGACTCAAATTAATAAAGCATCTAATGTTAACAACAACAAAGTATCTCCGGCAACTCCCAAGATTCCTAAATTGGGCAGGGGAATTGTGAAATCTGAGACTGATTCTCCATCCCCCTTGCAAAATTCGCGCCTCTCCATTGATCGCTCTCCAAGATCTGTTCCGTCGAAGCCCTCGGTGGATCGCAGATCTCCAAAGCTCAACACTACTCCTGAT CAACCGACAAGGCTGTCAAAGGGATCAGAACTACAGGTTCAACTAAATCTTGTCCAGGAAGACTTGAAAAAGGCAAAAGAGAAGTTAGCTGAGGTCGAGAAAGAGAAAGATCAGGCAGTTGATGAGCTAAAAGAAGCTCAGAGATTAGCAGAGGAAGCTAATGGGAAACTCGCGGAGGCTTTGGTTGCTCAAAAGCGAGCAGAGGAGGAATCTGAAATCGAGAAGTTTCGTACTGTTGAAATGGAACAGGCGGGTATTGATGCAAATCAGAAAAAGGAAGAAGAGTGGCAGACGGAACTTGAAAATATGCAGAAGCAACATGCACTGGATATTGCTGCTCTTCTCTCTGCCACTCAGGAGCTCCAGAAGGTGAAACAAGAGCTAGTCAGGACTTCTGATGCAAAAAATCAGGCGCTTTCCCATGCTGATGAAGCAACTCAGATTGCTGAGATACATGTGGAGAAGGTAGAGATTCTGTCAGCTGAGTTGGCCCGTTTGAAAGCTTTACTCGAATGCAGGAACACGACTGAGGCTAATAATAATGACACTATAGTCTTGGAACTGAAAATAGATGTAGAGACATTAAAACAAGAGCTAGACAGGGCAAAAGAGTTTGAATCAGAGGCTAATAATTACAGTCGAATGGTGATGGAGCTCACTTCAGAGGTAGAGACATTGAAacaagatcttcagaaagcagATAATTACAAGGAGAAGCTGGCAGAAACAGAGGTTGCTGTAGCGCAACTAAATGTCGAGCTGGAGATGGCAAAGATTGCTGAAGCTTGTGCGCAGGAAAAAGTAAAGAATTATGAAGTGGAGGCTagcaattacaaaaatattgtgATGGAACTTAAATCTGAGGTGGAGACTTTGAAACAACAACTAGAGAAAGCAAATGATCATGAGAAGAAGGTACTGGAGATTGAAGCTGAACTAGAGAAACTCAGTGTAGAgcttgaggctgcaagaacggCTGAATCTTATGCGCATAATCTACTAGAAGAGTGGCAAAAAAGGGTTGAAGAATTGGAGCTTCATGCTGAGAAAGCAAACCTGCTggaaaaatctgcatcagagtctTTGGACTCGATCATGAAACAATTAGAGGAAAGTAATGGTTCATTGCATGATGCGGAATCTGAAATTGCCTCTCTTAAAGAAAAAGTGGGATCACTGGAAATATCAATAGGATCACAGAGAGGTGATCTTGAGATTTCAGAGCGTAGTCTTAATATGGCCAAGGAACAAGCTTCTGAGATGGAAAAGGAGGTTGAATCTCTTAAGTGTGAGCTTGATACTTTGAAGGGTGAAAAAATCCAGGCTTTAAACAATGAGAAGTTGGCTGCTGAAAGTGTTCAGACTCTGCTAGAAGAGAAAAGCACACTcataaatgagttggaaacttTCAGGATAGATGAAGAGAAAAGTAAGAAAGCGATGGAGAGTCTTGCTTCAGCATTACATGAGGCTTCTTCAGAAGCAAGAGAAGCCAAACAAAAACTAATCTCTGCTGAAGAGGAGCATGAAAATCTTAAAACCCAAGTTGAAAATTTAAAGCTGGTTTTGAGAGCATCAAATGAGAAGTATGAGAGTATGCTTGATGATGCTAAACATGAGATTAATGTTCTTACTAATTCGATCCAGCAAACCGAGCATGATCAGCAGACTGCCATGGCTGAGAGAGAACAAAGAGAGCTTCATCTAATGGATTGCATTAATAAATCCGAAGAAGAATGCTCTTCAATGACAAAAGAAGTCAGCAGGCTGGTTAATGCACTTAAAGAAGCCGAGGATGAAGCATCTGCAACAAAGGAGGAAGAAGCTCGGCTTAAGAATACCCTAGCGGAAGCTGAATCTGAGATGCACTTTTTAAAGGAAGTTCTTGGGGAAGCAAAAGCTGAAAGCATGAAACTGAAGGAAAGTTTAATGGACAAAGAAAATGAACTGCAGAGTGTTGTTCAAGAGAATAAAGAGCTTCAGAACAAAGAATCAGCTTCTCTGATAAAGGTCAAGGAATTGTCGAAGTTGCTTGAGGAAGGTACAACGAGGAAACAAGCTGAGAACAATGGTGAACTTGCAGACAGTGAAAAAGATTATAATTTGCTACCCAAGGTGGTAGAGTTCTCCTTACATAATGGCGATCAGAAGGAAGAAAATACCGAAGCAGAGATCCCACATCATGAGGAACCTGTGAAGGAAATTCCTCTAACAGAGAGAAATGTAGTGGATGTCAAGACAGTTGAAAATGGTACTGAAACTACAGACATAAACGAAAAGCCCAAAGTGTGTGAGAGCAAAGAAAAGGACGATGATAATTCAGTGGAAATTGAATCTAAGATATGGGAAAGCGGCAAGATTGAAGAGAAGGACTTCCTGGAGGCAGCGGAGAAGGAATCCGTTGAGGAAGTCGACTCAAAGACGGAGAATAATAGCCTGGACCAGATTAATGGATTGTCTTCAAAGGAAGATACTCCGACAGTACATCTGGAGAATGGTGGAAGCTCACCACCAACAAAAGAACAAAGTCACAAGAAGAAGAAGCCTTTGCTCCACAAATTCGGAAGCTTATTGAAAAAGAAGAGCTCAAGCAACCCCAAGTGA
- the LOC135147096 gene encoding WEB family protein At3g02930, chloroplastic-like isoform X1 has translation MATKSKLNLNKSALVETPNSKASTEAPNNKASNVTQINKASNVNNNKVSPATPKIPKLGRGIVKSETDSPSPLQNSRLSIDRSPRSVPSKPSVDRRSPKLNTTPDKQPTRLSKGSELQVQLNLVQEDLKKAKEKLAEVEKEKDQAVDELKEAQRLAEEANGKLAEALVAQKRAEEESEIEKFRTVEMEQAGIDANQKKEEEWQTELENMQKQHALDIAALLSATQELQKVKQELVRTSDAKNQALSHADEATQIAEIHVEKVEILSAELARLKALLECRNTTEANNNDTIVLELKIDVETLKQELDRAKEFESEANNYSRMVMELTSEVETLKQDLQKADNYKEKLAETEVAVAQLNVELEMAKIAEACAQEKVKNYEVEASNYKNIVMELKSEVETLKQQLEKANDHEKKVLEIEAELEKLSVELEAARTAESYAHNLLEEWQKRVEELELHAEKANLLEKSASESLDSIMKQLEESNGSLHDAESEIASLKEKVGSLEISIGSQRGDLEISERSLNMAKEQASEMEKEVESLKCELDTLKGEKIQALNNEKLAAESVQTLLEEKSTLINELETFRIDEEKSKKAMESLASALHEASSEAREAKQKLISAEEEHENLKTQVENLKLVLRASNEKYESMLDDAKHEINVLTNSIQQTEHDQQTAMAEREQRELHLMDCINKSEEECSSMTKEVSRLVNALKEAEDEASATKEEEARLKNTLAEAESEMHFLKEVLGEAKAESMKLKESLMDKENELQSVVQENKELQNKESASLIKVKELSKLLEEGTTRKQAENNGELADSEKDYNLLPKVVEFSLHNGDQKEENTEAEIPHHEEPVKEIPLTERNVVDVKTVENGTETTDINEKPKVCESKEKDDDNSVEIESKIWESGKIEEKDFLEAAEKESVEEVDSKTENNSLDQINGLSSKEDTPTVHLENGGSSPPTKEQSHKKKKPLLHKFGSLLKKKSSSNPK, from the exons ATGGCTACTAAATCCAA GTTGAACTTGAACAAATCTGCTTTAGTGGAAACTCCCAACAGTAAAGCATCTACAGAAGCTCCTAATAACAAAGCCTCTAATGTGACTCAAATTAATAAAGCATCTAATGTTAACAACAACAAAGTATCTCCGGCAACTCCCAAGATTCCTAAATTGGGCAGGGGAATTGTGAAATCTGAGACTGATTCTCCATCCCCCTTGCAAAATTCGCGCCTCTCCATTGATCGCTCTCCAAGATCTGTTCCGTCGAAGCCCTCGGTGGATCGCAGATCTCCAAAGCTCAACACTACTCCTGAT AAGCAACCGACAAGGCTGTCAAAGGGATCAGAACTACAGGTTCAACTAAATCTTGTCCAGGAAGACTTGAAAAAGGCAAAAGAGAAGTTAGCTGAGGTCGAGAAAGAGAAAGATCAGGCAGTTGATGAGCTAAAAGAAGCTCAGAGATTAGCAGAGGAAGCTAATGGGAAACTCGCGGAGGCTTTGGTTGCTCAAAAGCGAGCAGAGGAGGAATCTGAAATCGAGAAGTTTCGTACTGTTGAAATGGAACAGGCGGGTATTGATGCAAATCAGAAAAAGGAAGAAGAGTGGCAGACGGAACTTGAAAATATGCAGAAGCAACATGCACTGGATATTGCTGCTCTTCTCTCTGCCACTCAGGAGCTCCAGAAGGTGAAACAAGAGCTAGTCAGGACTTCTGATGCAAAAAATCAGGCGCTTTCCCATGCTGATGAAGCAACTCAGATTGCTGAGATACATGTGGAGAAGGTAGAGATTCTGTCAGCTGAGTTGGCCCGTTTGAAAGCTTTACTCGAATGCAGGAACACGACTGAGGCTAATAATAATGACACTATAGTCTTGGAACTGAAAATAGATGTAGAGACATTAAAACAAGAGCTAGACAGGGCAAAAGAGTTTGAATCAGAGGCTAATAATTACAGTCGAATGGTGATGGAGCTCACTTCAGAGGTAGAGACATTGAAacaagatcttcagaaagcagATAATTACAAGGAGAAGCTGGCAGAAACAGAGGTTGCTGTAGCGCAACTAAATGTCGAGCTGGAGATGGCAAAGATTGCTGAAGCTTGTGCGCAGGAAAAAGTAAAGAATTATGAAGTGGAGGCTagcaattacaaaaatattgtgATGGAACTTAAATCTGAGGTGGAGACTTTGAAACAACAACTAGAGAAAGCAAATGATCATGAGAAGAAGGTACTGGAGATTGAAGCTGAACTAGAGAAACTCAGTGTAGAgcttgaggctgcaagaacggCTGAATCTTATGCGCATAATCTACTAGAAGAGTGGCAAAAAAGGGTTGAAGAATTGGAGCTTCATGCTGAGAAAGCAAACCTGCTggaaaaatctgcatcagagtctTTGGACTCGATCATGAAACAATTAGAGGAAAGTAATGGTTCATTGCATGATGCGGAATCTGAAATTGCCTCTCTTAAAGAAAAAGTGGGATCACTGGAAATATCAATAGGATCACAGAGAGGTGATCTTGAGATTTCAGAGCGTAGTCTTAATATGGCCAAGGAACAAGCTTCTGAGATGGAAAAGGAGGTTGAATCTCTTAAGTGTGAGCTTGATACTTTGAAGGGTGAAAAAATCCAGGCTTTAAACAATGAGAAGTTGGCTGCTGAAAGTGTTCAGACTCTGCTAGAAGAGAAAAGCACACTcataaatgagttggaaacttTCAGGATAGATGAAGAGAAAAGTAAGAAAGCGATGGAGAGTCTTGCTTCAGCATTACATGAGGCTTCTTCAGAAGCAAGAGAAGCCAAACAAAAACTAATCTCTGCTGAAGAGGAGCATGAAAATCTTAAAACCCAAGTTGAAAATTTAAAGCTGGTTTTGAGAGCATCAAATGAGAAGTATGAGAGTATGCTTGATGATGCTAAACATGAGATTAATGTTCTTACTAATTCGATCCAGCAAACCGAGCATGATCAGCAGACTGCCATGGCTGAGAGAGAACAAAGAGAGCTTCATCTAATGGATTGCATTAATAAATCCGAAGAAGAATGCTCTTCAATGACAAAAGAAGTCAGCAGGCTGGTTAATGCACTTAAAGAAGCCGAGGATGAAGCATCTGCAACAAAGGAGGAAGAAGCTCGGCTTAAGAATACCCTAGCGGAAGCTGAATCTGAGATGCACTTTTTAAAGGAAGTTCTTGGGGAAGCAAAAGCTGAAAGCATGAAACTGAAGGAAAGTTTAATGGACAAAGAAAATGAACTGCAGAGTGTTGTTCAAGAGAATAAAGAGCTTCAGAACAAAGAATCAGCTTCTCTGATAAAGGTCAAGGAATTGTCGAAGTTGCTTGAGGAAGGTACAACGAGGAAACAAGCTGAGAACAATGGTGAACTTGCAGACAGTGAAAAAGATTATAATTTGCTACCCAAGGTGGTAGAGTTCTCCTTACATAATGGCGATCAGAAGGAAGAAAATACCGAAGCAGAGATCCCACATCATGAGGAACCTGTGAAGGAAATTCCTCTAACAGAGAGAAATGTAGTGGATGTCAAGACAGTTGAAAATGGTACTGAAACTACAGACATAAACGAAAAGCCCAAAGTGTGTGAGAGCAAAGAAAAGGACGATGATAATTCAGTGGAAATTGAATCTAAGATATGGGAAAGCGGCAAGATTGAAGAGAAGGACTTCCTGGAGGCAGCGGAGAAGGAATCCGTTGAGGAAGTCGACTCAAAGACGGAGAATAATAGCCTGGACCAGATTAATGGATTGTCTTCAAAGGAAGATACTCCGACAGTACATCTGGAGAATGGTGGAAGCTCACCACCAACAAAAGAACAAAGTCACAAGAAGAAGAAGCCTTTGCTCCACAAATTCGGAAGCTTATTGAAAAAGAAGAGCTCAAGCAACCCCAAGTGA
- the LOC108192796 gene encoding uncharacterized protein LOC108192796, with translation MWVELLCGLVIYKIITRFFSEDDDDIAVGSSDSTALFTVADRLEKLYGGKAYVGLRIPDADTGTQKNVDIVLVTKREAVVVSVKRFGGFVSINADGSWVCVGGSKHKEERHPDPIAETKQQIAILESYLEQRGVSVPEGYFSCRVVCPNPKFSTLLSNFPPEVITYEQWIQMKKESKSMFSGWMKGAFNGGKKEIQEQLQQKLNFILSTAPMWDRLELKGKYFLGEFLDFKGKQEDIQALRNIKRSKVNRLIVQKTSMFGLAHSTLQVLYSPRDYRTEGASGSDWKEATVRSSTEVLFQPQNSSKVRKIKLSSIISMSLSA, from the exons ATGTGGGTGGAGCTTCTATGTGGTCTAGTAATATACAAGATCATTACTCGTTTCTTCTCCGAAGACGATGATGATATTGCTGTCGGATCCTCCGACTCAACCGCCCTCTTCACTGTCGCCGACAG GCTTGAGAAGCTATATGGGGGGAAGGCTTATGTTGGCCTTAGAATTCCTGATGCCGATACGGGTACTCAGAAGAATGTCGATATAGTTCTTGTTACTAAGAG GGAGGCGGTTGTGGTTTCGGTTAAGAGATTTGGAGGGTTTGTTTCTATTAATGCGGATGGGAGTTGGGTTTGTGTTGGTGGGAGTAAGCACAAAGAGGAACGTCATCCTGACCCT ATAGCAGAGACAAAACAACAGATTGCAATTCTTGAATCATATCTTGAACAAAGAGGAGTTTCTGTTCCAGAAGGTTACTTCTCTTGCAGGGTTGTGTGTCCCAACCCGAAATTCAG TACCCTTCTATCGAATTTCCCGCCAGAGGTCATCACATATGAGCAGTGGATACAAATGAAAAAGGAGTCAAAGAGCATGTTTTCTGGATGGATGAAGGGTGCCTTCAATGGTGGGAAAAAAGAAATACAGGAGCAACTGCAGCAGAAGCTCAATTTCATCCTCAGTACGGCTCCTATGTGGGACAG GTTGGAGCTCAAAGGGAAATATTTCCTGGGAGAATTTCTTGACTTTAAAGGAAAGCAGGAGGATATCCAGGCCCTGAGAAATATCAAGAGATCTAAAGTTAATCGTTTGATTGTCCAAAAGACCAGCATGTTTGGTCTTG CTCATTCGACGCTTCAAGTCCTCTATTCTCCCCGAGACTATCGAACAGAGGGAGCATCGGGTTCTGATTGGAAAGAAGCAACAGTTAGGTCAAGTACTGAGGTATTATTTCAGCCTCAAAATTCATCAAAAGTTCGAAAAATCAAACTATCTTCAATCATTTCCATGTCTTTGAGTGCCTGA